In a single window of the Thiohalophilus sp. genome:
- the pstB gene encoding phosphate ABC transporter ATP-binding protein PstB, giving the protein MNDNTTAQDEDQTRTHGLGTDLFTNEADERLSFDDEEIIINVRDLNLFYSQEQALKDINLRLPKNRVTAFIGPSGCGKSTLLRCFNRMNDLIDNCRIEGNITLDGKDINDKLTDVAELRRRVGMVFQKPNPFPKSIYENIAYGLRLQGVNNRRVLDEVVERSLKSAALWDEVKDRLDQNAFGLSGGQQQRLVIARAIAIQPEVILLDEPASALDPIATLKIEELIYELKEKYTILIVTHNMQQAARISDYTAFMYLGEMLEFDDTNTLFTNPSVKKTEDYITGRYG; this is encoded by the coding sequence ATGAATGACAACACTACCGCTCAGGATGAAGATCAAACCAGGACCCATGGTCTCGGTACTGATTTGTTTACGAACGAGGCAGACGAGAGGCTCAGTTTTGATGATGAAGAAATCATCATTAACGTCAGGGACCTGAACCTGTTTTACAGCCAGGAACAGGCACTCAAGGATATCAATCTGCGCCTGCCGAAGAATCGGGTCACTGCATTTATCGGGCCCTCCGGTTGTGGAAAATCCACGCTGCTACGATGCTTTAATCGTATGAATGATCTGATCGATAACTGTCGTATCGAGGGGAATATTACTCTTGATGGGAAAGATATTAATGACAAGCTGACGGATGTGGCTGAATTGCGCCGACGGGTTGGTATGGTGTTTCAGAAGCCCAACCCGTTCCCCAAATCCATTTACGAAAATATCGCATACGGTCTGCGTCTGCAGGGTGTTAATAATCGGCGTGTGCTTGATGAAGTGGTCGAGCGTTCTCTCAAGAGTGCGGCACTATGGGACGAAGTCAAGGATCGACTGGACCAGAATGCCTTCGGACTGTCAGGTGGCCAGCAGCAACGTCTGGTTATTGCCCGGGCAATTGCCATCCAGCCCGAAGTCATCCTGCTTGATGAGCCGGCCTCGGCGCTGGACCCCATCGCCACGCTGAAGATCGAAGAGCTGATTTACGAGTTGAAGGAAAAATATACTATTCTGATTGTTACGCATAATATGCAACAGGCGGCGCGTATCTCCGATTATACCGCCTTTATGTATCTGGGTGAGATGCTCGAGTTTGACGACACCAATACGCTGTTTACAAATCCTTCGGTGAAGAAGACCGAGGATTACATTACCGGACGTTACGGTTAG
- the pstA gene encoding phosphate ABC transporter permease PstA: protein MKNWFKSDTPWVWLNAGALSLSIVMVVGLLGLIAVNGFAHFWASPVIETNWSEPGGKVQRVLGEVADEEVLTAAAAKSAGIPVAEDKKFVRRYLFKQGNRDIAGRDFVWYLESRLDPEWKTPDNVIMLERREWGNFYGYPVELLEAGQSVAQGEAVWTELLERLERSNDLFARIREIERDDIGDINYRQEQLRLEERRVELNNALSDQEKRELKAEIEAKRKPLTEQYDALRAELAELDKKVSRDVLVAEVMDGNQVKIPLKNIVRATQPNAMSLFDKIGYYIERFVEFITDEPREANTEGGIFPAIFGTVTMVLLMTVFVTPFGILAALYLREYAKQGPILRIIRISVYNLAGVPSIVFGVFGVGFFVYFLGGNIDQLFFPEALPAPTFGTPGLFWVSLTLALLTLPVVIVATEEGLARIPRTLREGSFALGATKAETLWKVVVPLATPAMMTGMILAVARAAGEVAPLMLVGVVKLAPSLPVDSYAPFVHLERKIMHLGFHIYDVGFQSPNVEAARPLVYATALILVMLILVLNLTAIGIRNHLREKYKSAND, encoded by the coding sequence ATGAAAAATTGGTTTAAAAGCGATACGCCCTGGGTATGGCTCAATGCCGGTGCGCTGAGCCTGAGTATCGTTATGGTGGTTGGACTGCTCGGATTGATTGCCGTGAATGGCTTTGCTCATTTCTGGGCATCACCAGTCATCGAGACGAACTGGAGCGAACCCGGTGGCAAGGTGCAGCGCGTGCTTGGCGAGGTAGCTGATGAGGAGGTACTGACTGCCGCGGCAGCGAAGTCGGCGGGTATCCCTGTTGCGGAAGATAAAAAATTTGTCCGCCGCTATCTGTTCAAACAGGGAAATCGCGATATAGCAGGGCGTGACTTTGTCTGGTACCTGGAATCCCGGCTGGATCCCGAGTGGAAGACACCCGACAACGTGATCATGCTGGAACGCCGCGAATGGGGTAATTTCTACGGATATCCTGTCGAGCTACTCGAGGCCGGTCAGAGCGTTGCGCAGGGCGAGGCAGTCTGGACGGAACTGCTGGAGCGACTGGAGCGTAGTAATGATTTGTTTGCACGTATTCGTGAGATCGAACGTGATGACATCGGCGATATAAATTACCGTCAGGAACAATTGCGTCTGGAAGAGCGGCGAGTCGAATTGAATAACGCACTGTCAGATCAGGAAAAACGCGAACTCAAGGCGGAGATTGAAGCGAAACGCAAGCCGCTTACTGAACAGTACGATGCTTTACGTGCTGAACTTGCCGAATTGGATAAGAAAGTCTCTCGCGATGTCCTGGTGGCGGAAGTCATGGATGGTAACCAGGTCAAAATACCGCTGAAAAATATCGTGCGTGCGACACAGCCCAATGCTATGAGCCTGTTTGACAAGATTGGGTATTACATAGAGCGTTTTGTTGAATTCATCACTGATGAGCCGCGTGAGGCCAATACCGAGGGCGGAATTTTTCCCGCCATCTTTGGTACGGTGACGATGGTCTTGCTGATGACCGTATTTGTGACCCCCTTCGGCATATTGGCCGCGCTGTATCTGCGCGAGTACGCCAAACAGGGGCCGATACTGCGGATCATCCGCATCTCGGTCTATAATCTCGCGGGTGTGCCATCGATTGTCTTTGGCGTATTCGGCGTGGGATTTTTTGTTTACTTTCTCGGGGGGAATATTGACCAACTGTTCTTCCCCGAAGCCCTGCCGGCGCCCACTTTCGGGACCCCGGGGCTGTTCTGGGTATCGTTGACTCTTGCGCTGTTGACCTTGCCGGTCGTTATCGTGGCAACGGAAGAGGGGCTGGCACGTATTCCGCGTACCCTGCGCGAGGGCAGTTTTGCACTCGGGGCCACCAAGGCGGAGACGCTCTGGAAGGTCGTGGTGCCATTGGCTACGCCGGCGATGATGACCGGGATGATTCTCGCAGTGGCGCGTGCGGCTGGTGAGGTGGCGCCTCTGATGCTGGTGGGTGTCGTCAAGCTGGCACCCAGCCTGCCGGTCGACAGTTATGCGCCGTTCGTCCACCTGGAACGCAAGATAATGCACCTGGGCTTCCATATTTATGACGTCGGATTCCAGAGTCCGAACGTGGAGGCCGCCCGGCCGCTGGTTTATGCTACAGCGCTGATATTGGTCATGCTGATCCTGGTACTGAACCTGACTGCGATTGGCATCCGTAACCATCTGCGTGAAAAATACAAGAGCGCGAATGATTAA
- a CDS encoding ABC transporter permease subunit: protein MQDPTTQPLPADSAAPDLLPSKERRLRLRRWRNLKDGLSRYSVGIGGGGVVFALALMFIYLFSEVAPMFSGADIELRKELNISGLTGAAPADIGYAAVERYEEVGVVYGLNGKATLVDMVNARTRSHIDLPLPTDTTITSFAAGEPRSNVVAYGLSDGSALIAEHAFGLEFEGDVRHINGEIEYPLGKEPVVVDDKGYALTYLAVQKSDTGYAIAARTADGRLLMKVLETSSNFMTGEVEVTPYDVKLSLPPGEIAHMLVDNRLLSLFVFDKQGQMHYYDVSERDPAPLVESVRVVPEGEQVTAAEFLVGTVSLIVGGSDGSVSQWFLIRDDKNIYHPTFVRDFPAHSAAITAIGPEHPRKGFATGDANGNLAIHFATSENTVLERKLFDEPIRHISFTPPNKAMLVVDDHGKAEFYSVDNEHPDVSWSVLWEKVWYEGRSEPEYIWQASSGTDEFEPKYSLVPLSLGTLKAAFYAMLFAMPLAILAAIYTAYFMSPKLRGYVKPTIEVMEALPTVILGFLAGLWLAPYMENNLPAIFSILILMPLAFLIIAGLWQHMPVLVRRTFPPGWEAVALIPIIFLVGWVCVVMSPYVELWFFDGSMRQWLTDVGITYDQRNAMVVGVAMGFAVIPTIYSIAEDAIFSVPKHLTQGSLALGATPMQTVVGVVLPTASPGIFSALMIGFGRAIGETMIVLMATGNSPIMNFNIFEGMRTLSANIAVELPETAVHSSHYRILFLAALVLFIFTFIINTVAEVVRQRLRRRYASL from the coding sequence ATGCAAGACCCCACCACGCAGCCTTTGCCGGCTGACTCCGCAGCCCCTGATCTGCTGCCGAGCAAGGAACGCCGTCTGCGACTGCGCCGCTGGCGCAACCTGAAGGACGGCCTATCCCGTTACAGCGTGGGGATCGGCGGTGGCGGCGTCGTGTTCGCCCTGGCGCTGATGTTTATCTATCTTTTCAGTGAAGTGGCACCAATGTTCAGCGGCGCTGATATTGAGCTGCGCAAGGAACTCAATATTTCCGGTCTCACCGGTGCCGCCCCCGCCGATATCGGGTATGCCGCCGTTGAGCGCTATGAAGAGGTCGGCGTGGTATATGGCCTCAACGGCAAGGCGACGCTGGTTGACATGGTCAATGCGCGCACGCGTAGCCATATCGACCTGCCTCTGCCGACGGATACCACGATTACGAGTTTTGCCGCCGGCGAGCCCCGCAGTAATGTGGTCGCATATGGTCTGTCCGATGGTTCGGCATTGATTGCCGAACATGCTTTTGGACTTGAGTTCGAGGGCGATGTGCGCCATATCAACGGTGAAATCGAGTATCCCCTGGGCAAAGAGCCTGTTGTCGTTGATGACAAGGGCTATGCCCTGACATATCTCGCAGTGCAAAAAAGTGATACGGGTTATGCCATCGCTGCCAGGACCGCCGACGGTCGATTGCTCATGAAAGTACTGGAAACCTCATCGAATTTTATGACCGGTGAGGTCGAGGTCACGCCCTATGACGTCAAGCTTTCTCTCCCGCCGGGTGAAATCGCCCACATGCTGGTGGACAATCGCCTGCTCAGTCTGTTTGTGTTCGACAAGCAGGGCCAGATGCACTATTACGATGTCAGCGAGCGCGATCCGGCACCGTTGGTCGAATCAGTCCGCGTGGTTCCGGAAGGAGAGCAGGTAACGGCAGCCGAGTTTCTGGTTGGTACGGTGTCCCTGATTGTCGGCGGCTCCGATGGCAGTGTGTCTCAGTGGTTTCTGATCCGTGATGACAAGAATATTTATCATCCGACCTTCGTACGCGATTTTCCGGCGCATTCGGCCGCGATAACCGCGATTGGGCCTGAACATCCGCGCAAAGGTTTTGCTACCGGCGATGCCAACGGCAACCTGGCCATTCATTTTGCGACATCCGAGAACACGGTGTTGGAACGCAAGTTGTTTGATGAGCCGATCCGGCATATTAGCTTTACGCCGCCGAACAAGGCGATGCTGGTCGTCGATGATCACGGCAAGGCCGAGTTCTACTCGGTGGATAATGAGCATCCCGACGTGTCATGGAGCGTACTATGGGAGAAGGTATGGTATGAGGGGCGATCCGAACCCGAGTATATCTGGCAGGCTTCGTCAGGGACGGATGAATTTGAACCAAAATACAGCCTGGTCCCCTTGTCGCTGGGGACTTTGAAGGCGGCGTTTTACGCCATGTTGTTTGCCATGCCGCTGGCGATCCTTGCCGCGATCTACACGGCCTATTTTATGAGTCCGAAACTGCGCGGTTACGTCAAACCTACGATTGAGGTGATGGAGGCGCTACCGACGGTGATTCTGGGCTTCCTCGCCGGGCTGTGGCTGGCGCCCTACATGGAGAACAATCTGCCCGCGATATTCAGTATTCTAATCCTGATGCCCTTGGCCTTTCTGATCATTGCCGGACTTTGGCAGCATATGCCGGTGCTGGTACGACGTACTTTTCCGCCGGGCTGGGAAGCCGTCGCCCTTATTCCGATTATTTTTCTGGTCGGTTGGGTGTGTGTAGTGATGAGCCCCTACGTCGAATTATGGTTTTTCGATGGCAGCATGCGGCAATGGCTGACTGATGTGGGTATCACCTATGACCAGCGTAACGCCATGGTTGTGGGTGTGGCGATGGGTTTCGCGGTGATACCAACCATTTACTCGATAGCCGAGGATGCGATATTCAGCGTACCCAAACATCTCACCCAGGGCTCGCTCGCGCTCGGTGCCACACCCATGCAGACTGTCGTTGGCGTGGTGCTGCCGACCGCCAGTCCCGGCATTTTCTCCGCGCTCATGATCGGCTTTGGTCGCGCCATCGGCGAGACGATGATCGTATTAATGGCGACGGGTAACAGCCCGATCATGAACTTCAATATTTTCGAGGGTATGCGTACCCTGTCGGCAAACATTGCCGTGGAGTTGCCGGAGACCGCCGTGCATAGCAGTCACTATCGAATCCTGTTTCTCGCGGCGCTGGTGCTGTTTATATTTACTTTTATTATCAATACGGTTGCCGAAGTCGTGCGGCAACGGTTACGCCGCCGCTATGCGTCGCTTTAA